One Drosophila virilis strain 15010-1051.87 chromosome 5, Dvir_AGI_RSII-ME, whole genome shotgun sequence DNA window includes the following coding sequences:
- the Tpc2 gene encoding mitochondrial thiamine pyrophosphate carrier, whose protein sequence is MRDKPPKSSTNSTHVQMLQAIGGGVSGAITRFVTQPFDVLKIRFQLQVEPLKRKSLNSKYSGMLHAFSSIYREEGLRGVWKGHMAAQMMSITYALVQFWSYEQLHQAAYQTKFFNDHPHLSYFMCGGLAGCMGTILAQPFDVIRTRVVAADPGSLAGSLKPVSGVGKIFKKEGIRGISSGMMMTLIQIYPLVGANFVIYKFCNRLAITLNGYFHGDPTPKHTIPGALLFFNGAIAGVLSKMLVYPADLIKKRTMLSHFQHDRKTFGSNPNCDTIMHCMRTTFEKEGWLGFYKGMLPTLYKSGVMSAFYFTIYDYFNRNITMPYQKYEQGLKEKEEEQKTDKVTKEKRDYEKEMKKENRSGVKKSVK, encoded by the exons ATGAGAGATAAACCACCC AAGTCGTCCACGAACTCGACGCATGTTCAAATGCTGCAGGCGATTGGAGGTGGTGTTTCCGGGGCAATAACACGATTTGTAACGCAGCCGTTTGATGTGCTAAAGATACGATTCCAATTGCAGGTGGAGCCGTTGAAGAGGAAATcgttaaattcaaaatatagCGGAATGTTGCATGCGTTCTCCAGCATCTATCGGGAGGAGGGGCTGCGCGGCGTTTGGAAGGGTCACATGGCCGCCCAAATGATGAGCATCACGTACGCCCTGGTGCAGTTCTGGTCGTATGAGCAACTGCATCAGGCCGCCTATCAAACAAAATTCTTTAACGATCATCCGCATCTCAGCTATTTTATGTGCGGCGGCCTGGCCGGCTGCATGGGCACAATATTGGCGCAGCCATTCGATGTGATCCGCACCCGGGTGGTGGCCGCCGATCCGGGCAGTCTTGCCGGATCGCTGAAGCCGGTGTCTGGCGTtggcaaaatattcaaaaaggAGGGCATACGCGGCATCTCAAGCGGCATGATGATGACCCTAATACAGATCTATCCGCTGGTGGGCGCCAATTTCGTCATCTATAAGTTCTGCAATCGTCTGGCCATCACCCTGAACGGTTACTTCCATGGCGATCCCACGCCCAAGCATACAATACCCGGCGCCCTGTTGTTTTTCAATGGTGCCATTGCCGGCGTTCTATCCAAGATGCTGGTCTACCCGGCCGATCTGATCAAGAAACGAACCATGCTCAGCCACTTCCAGCACGATCGCAAGACATTCGGCAGCAATCCCAACTGCGACACGATAATGCACTGTATGCGCACCACGTTCGAGAAGGAGGGCTGGCTGGGCTTCTACAAGGGTATGCTGCCCACGCTGTACAAGTCGGGCGTCATGTCCGCCTTCTATTTTACCATATACGATTATTTTAATCGCAACATTACCATGCCCTATCAGAAATACGAGCAGGGCTTGAaggagaaggaggaggagcagaAAACTGACAAAGTGACAAAGGAGAAGAGGGACTACGAGAAGGAGATGAAGAAGGAGAACAGGTCCGGTGTCAAGAAATCTGTGAAATAA